A single genomic interval of Antechinus flavipes isolate AdamAnt ecotype Samford, QLD, Australia chromosome 1, AdamAnt_v2, whole genome shotgun sequence harbors:
- the MRPS34 gene encoding 28S ribosomal protein S34, mitochondrial, protein MGRKKVRPRLIAELARKVRAYRELKARPRDSERFALDYETMTRTRSGRRLPEKAWADVRRESRLLQLLNRLPCFGLGRLVTRKSWLWQHDEPCYWQLTRVRADYTAPNLDHGKAWGILTFRGKTESEEKEIDQVMYHDWRLVPKHEEEAFKNFIPKSEETIRYVPYPPLLRAMIFAERQKQGNFSIEEPMIDLEKKISFQKQNANNQAEGTPV, encoded by the exons ATGGGGCGCAAGAAAGTACGGCCGAGGCTGATCGCGGAGCTGGCCCGCAAGGTGCGCGCCTACCGGGAACTGAAGGCACGGCCGCGGGACTCGGAGCGCTTCGCCCTGGACTACGAAACTATGACTCGTACGCGCAGCGGCCGCCGCCTCCCCGAGAAAGCCTGGGCCGACGTGCGGCGCGAGAGCCGCCTCCTGCAGCTGCTTAATCGCCTGCCGTGCTTCGGGTTGGGCCGCCTCGTCACGCGCAAGTCCTGGCTGTGGCAGCACGACGAGCCCTGCTACTGGCAGCTCACCCGCGTCCGCGCCGATTACACTGCACCG AATTTGGATCATGGAAAGGCCTGGGGGATCCTGACTTTCCGAG GTAAGACAGAGAGTGAAGAAAAGGAGATTGACCAGGTCATGTACCACGATTGGAGGCTGGTGCCCAAGCATGAGGAAGAAGCCTTTAAGAACTTCATCCCTAAGTCGGAAGAAACTATCCGATATGTGCCTTACCCTCCTTTGCTTCGGGCAATGATTTTTGCAGAACGACAGAAGCAGGGCAACTTCAGCATTGAGGAGCCCATGAtagatttggagaaaaaaatctcttttcaaaagcaaaatgCCAACAACCAAGCTGAAGGAACTCCAGTATAA